In the genome of Rhodoferax sp. BAB1, one region contains:
- a CDS encoding uroporphyrinogen-III synthase, translated as MRVIVTRPRREAQDWVQTLQQAGHEALALPLIGIAPAPDTAALQRAWRQLDGYLGLMFVSANAVDGFFAARPADVPLPAQTWATGPGTVGALRRAGVPAQHITAPPADAAQFDSEALWALVAGRIVPGARVLIVRGADASAGASTEGAGRDWFARQVAAAGGSVDFVASYQRQRPVLDAAQLALARAAAQDGSVWLFSSSEAVLNLQASLPQQDWGAARAVATHARIAQAARAAGFALVRESRPALADVRASIESMQ; from the coding sequence ATGCGCGTCATCGTCACCCGCCCCCGGCGCGAAGCGCAGGACTGGGTGCAGACGCTGCAGCAGGCCGGCCATGAGGCGCTGGCCCTGCCGCTCATCGGCATCGCCCCGGCGCCCGATACGGCCGCGCTGCAGCGGGCCTGGCGCCAGCTCGACGGCTACCTCGGCCTGATGTTCGTCAGCGCCAATGCGGTCGATGGTTTCTTCGCGGCCCGCCCGGCCGATGTGCCGCTTCCGGCCCAGACTTGGGCCACCGGGCCCGGCACGGTGGGCGCGCTGCGGCGTGCCGGGGTGCCGGCGCAGCACATCACCGCCCCACCGGCCGATGCCGCGCAGTTCGACTCCGAGGCCTTGTGGGCCCTGGTCGCCGGCCGCATCGTCCCCGGTGCGCGTGTGCTGATCGTGCGCGGCGCCGATGCCAGCGCCGGCGCCAGCACCGAGGGCGCCGGGCGCGACTGGTTCGCACGCCAGGTCGCTGCCGCCGGTGGCTCGGTGGATTTCGTCGCCAGCTACCAGCGCCAGCGCCCGGTGCTGGATGCTGCCCAGTTGGCGCTGGCCCGGGCCGCCGCGCAGGACGGCTCGGTCTGGCTGTTCAGCAGCAGCGAGGCCGTGTTGAACCTGCAGGCCAGCCTGCCGCAGCAGGACTGGGGCGCCGCGCGCGCCGTGGCCACGCATGCGCGCATCGCGCAGGCGGCACGTGCGGCCGGCTTTGCCCTGGTGCGCGAGTCACGCCCTGCGCTGGCCGATGTCCGGGCCTCGATAGAATCGATGCAATGA
- a CDS encoding putative motility protein has protein sequence MDGISNQIIAIASQLQSARLAQNVQVYVLRQAMDMQQSSMQILLQPTTGPQPLATSGSLGTRLNVLA, from the coding sequence ATGGACGGCATCAGCAATCAGATCATCGCCATCGCCAGCCAATTGCAGTCGGCGCGGCTGGCGCAGAACGTGCAGGTCTACGTCTTGCGCCAGGCCATGGACATGCAGCAGAGCAGCATGCAGATCCTCTTGCAACCGACCACGGGCCCACAGCCCCTGGCCACCTCGGGCAGCCTGGGCACGCGGCTCAACGTGCTGGCCTGA
- a CDS encoding GGDEF domain-containing protein — MATLTEHLIKLTDHRDRDLLELTLAKALIDLVPIQRVVISRVSAEDNEKRWLDLVSLDARGGGKVVDPLRIDFQSLPKLEESYDRLRSLNGRQVIEVAWAGPDGPRIYYLPLFADSRADAEQGVIEVHTAGVLEPVDRQTIEQLHHIYRNMYTLLAYSDRDALTGLLNRKSLDDTFYSALLEEMDGILEDARNEPSPGKERRHRVPPNYWLGTIAIDNFHLLNDKHGHLIMEEVTLLVARIMNSTFRTHDRLYRFGGEQFAVLFHCPEEALALGAFERMRANVEKFSFPQVGRITISAGFTRVLADDSPSRALERTEQAIDFAQKNGRNKVCSHLDLVRRGLFGEVARTGSVDVF, encoded by the coding sequence ATGGCGACCCTGACAGAACACCTGATCAAGCTGACCGACCACCGTGACCGCGATCTGCTGGAGCTCACGCTGGCCAAGGCCCTGATCGACCTGGTGCCGATCCAGCGCGTGGTGATCTCCCGTGTCAGCGCCGAAGACAACGAGAAACGCTGGCTGGACCTGGTCTCGCTGGATGCGCGCGGCGGCGGCAAGGTGGTGGACCCGCTGCGCATCGATTTCCAGAGCCTGCCCAAGCTGGAGGAGTCCTATGACCGGCTGCGCAGCCTGAACGGGCGCCAGGTCATCGAAGTAGCCTGGGCCGGACCCGACGGCCCGCGCATCTACTACCTGCCGCTGTTTGCCGATTCCCGCGCCGATGCGGAGCAGGGCGTGATCGAGGTCCATACCGCCGGCGTGCTGGAGCCTGTGGACCGCCAGACCATCGAGCAGTTGCACCACATCTATCGCAACATGTACACGCTGCTGGCCTACAGCGACCGTGACGCGCTGACCGGCCTGCTCAACCGCAAGTCCCTGGACGACACCTTCTACAGCGCCCTGCTGGAGGAGATGGACGGCATCCTGGAAGACGCCAGGAACGAGCCGTCCCCCGGCAAGGAACGCCGCCACCGCGTGCCGCCCAACTACTGGCTGGGCACCATCGCCATCGACAATTTCCACCTGCTCAACGACAAGCACGGTCACCTGATCATGGAAGAGGTCACCCTGCTGGTGGCGCGCATCATGAACAGCACCTTCCGCACCCACGACCGGCTCTACCGCTTCGGCGGCGAGCAGTTTGCCGTGCTGTTCCACTGCCCCGAGGAGGCCCTGGCCCTGGGGGCCTTCGAGCGCATGCGCGCCAATGTCGAGAAGTTCAGTTTCCCGCAGGTCGGCCGCATCACCATCAGCGCCGGTTTCACCCGCGTGCTGGCCGACGACTCGCCCAGCCGCGCGCTGGAGCGCACCGAGCAGGCCATCGACTTCGCGCAGAAGAACGGGCGCAACAAGGTCTGCAGCCATCTGGACCTGGTACGGCGGGGGCTGTTTGGGGAAGTGGCGAGAACGGGGTCGGTGGACGTGTTCTGA
- a CDS encoding 2Fe-2S iron-sulfur cluster-binding protein produces the protein MNPNDTPLFYTGRTEAFDQPFDAWADRPLLRSMEEGGVDWPSSCRNGNCRTCIGQLLSGTVRYDIEWPGLSQEEKEEGYVLPCVAHPCSDVVLKEGY, from the coding sequence ATGAACCCGAACGACACCCCCCTCTTCTACACCGGCCGCACCGAAGCCTTCGACCAGCCATTCGACGCCTGGGCCGATCGCCCTCTGCTGCGCTCCATGGAAGAAGGCGGTGTGGACTGGCCCAGCTCCTGCCGCAATGGCAACTGCCGCACCTGCATCGGCCAGCTGCTCAGCGGCACGGTGCGCTACGACATCGAATGGCCGGGCCTGAGCCAGGAAGAGAAGGAAGAGGGGTATGTGCTGCCCTGCGTGGCCCACCCCTGCTCGGACGTGGTGCTCAAAGAAGGCTACTGA
- the ppc gene encoding phosphoenolpyruvate carboxylase, with product MPATVARSKDNERPLVEDIRLLGRILGDVIREQEGSAAYELIEQIRKLSVAFRRHDDTEADKTLKKLLKGLSDDQTVSVIRAFTYFSHLANLAEDRHHIRRRAVHERAGNEQEGSIDVALSRLRWAGISPKMIANTLAHSYLSPVLTAHPTEVQRKSILDAERDIARLLTQRDEIKTRAVGVDPRKDMLTPRELAANEALLRARVLQLWQTRLVRSSKLVVADEIDNALSYYEPTFLREIPAVYANLERELNQPVHSFLRMGHWIGGDRDGNPNVGAHTMAMALGRQAEVALRHYLTEVHLLGSELSVSDLLVGCSPEMRLLADSSPDTSEHRRDEPYRRALIGVYARLAATLRELSGGEAARHAVAPQNPYASAADFLADLKTIEGSLNTRHGAALTQQRLRPLIRAVEVFGFHLATLDLRQSSDKHEEVIAELMATARIESQYSKLDEMAKRALLLRLLNDARPLRVVGVDYSAHTQSELAVFEMARQIRQRYGHEAIRHYIISHTETVSDLLEVLLLQKEVGLMRGVLDDTSCTNDLIVVPLFETIEDLRQAAPIMRDYYALPGIAALIRRSGGEQDIMLGYSDSNKDGGIFTSNWELYRAEIALVELFDQLAPVQLRLFHGRGGTVGRGGGPSYQAILAQPPGTVRGQIRLTEQGEVIASKYANPEIGRRNLETLVAATLEATLLQPTKPAAPAYLKAAEALSQGSMATYRALVYETPGFADYFFGATPIREIAELNIGSRPASRKATQKIEDLRAIPWGFSWGQCRVTLPGWYGFGTAVENFLNAGGAKEHKERLALLQKMAKQWPFFKTLLSNMDMVLAKSDLALGSRYAELVGDGKLRKKVFTQIEAEWQRTVHALTQLTGEKQRLAGNAALQRSIRHRFPYIDPLHHLQVELMRRYRAGQADERVRRGIHISINGIAAGLRNTG from the coding sequence ATGCCCGCCACCGTCGCCCGCTCCAAAGACAACGAACGACCGCTGGTCGAAGACATCCGCCTGCTCGGCCGCATCCTCGGCGACGTCATCCGCGAGCAGGAGGGCAGCGCAGCCTACGAACTGATCGAGCAGATCCGCAAGCTCTCCGTGGCATTCCGCCGCCACGACGACACGGAAGCCGACAAGACCCTGAAAAAACTGCTCAAGGGCCTGAGCGACGACCAGACCGTGAGCGTCATCCGCGCCTTCACCTACTTCAGCCACCTGGCCAACCTGGCCGAGGACCGGCACCACATCCGCCGGCGCGCCGTGCACGAACGCGCCGGCAATGAGCAGGAGGGCAGCATCGACGTGGCGCTGTCGCGCCTGCGCTGGGCCGGCATCAGCCCCAAGATGATCGCCAACACCCTGGCGCACAGCTACCTCTCGCCCGTGCTCACCGCCCACCCCACCGAGGTGCAGCGCAAGAGCATTCTGGACGCCGAGCGCGACATTGCCCGCCTGCTGACCCAGCGCGACGAGATCAAGACCCGCGCCGTCGGCGTGGACCCGCGCAAGGACATGCTCACCCCGCGCGAGCTGGCCGCCAACGAAGCCCTGCTGCGCGCGCGCGTGCTGCAGCTCTGGCAGACCCGCCTGGTGCGCAGCAGCAAGCTGGTGGTGGCCGACGAGATCGACAACGCCCTGAGTTATTACGAACCCACCTTCCTGCGCGAGATCCCGGCCGTCTACGCCAACCTGGAGCGCGAGCTCAACCAGCCCGTGCACAGCTTCCTGCGCATGGGCCACTGGATCGGCGGCGACCGCGACGGCAACCCCAATGTGGGCGCGCACACCATGGCCATGGCCCTGGGCCGGCAGGCCGAGGTGGCGCTGCGCCACTACCTGACCGAAGTGCACCTGCTGGGCAGCGAGCTCTCCGTCTCCGACCTGCTGGTGGGCTGCAGCCCCGAGATGCGCCTGCTGGCCGACAGCTCGCCCGACACCAGCGAGCACCGCCGGGACGAACCCTACCGCCGCGCCCTGATCGGCGTCTACGCCCGCCTGGCCGCCACCCTGCGCGAACTCAGCGGCGGCGAGGCAGCCCGCCACGCCGTGGCACCGCAGAACCCCTATGCCAGTGCGGCCGACTTCCTGGCCGACCTGAAAACCATCGAAGGCTCGCTCAACACGCGCCACGGCGCCGCCCTGACGCAGCAGCGCCTGCGCCCGCTGATCCGCGCGGTGGAAGTCTTCGGCTTCCACCTGGCCACGCTGGACCTGCGCCAGAGTTCGGACAAGCACGAGGAAGTCATCGCCGAGCTGATGGCCACGGCACGCATCGAATCGCAGTATTCGAAGCTCGACGAAATGGCCAAGCGCGCCCTGCTGCTGCGCCTGCTCAACGACGCCCGGCCGCTGCGCGTGGTGGGCGTGGACTACAGCGCCCACACGCAAAGCGAGCTGGCCGTGTTCGAGATGGCCCGCCAGATCCGCCAGCGCTACGGCCATGAGGCCATCCGCCACTACATCATCAGCCACACCGAGACGGTGAGCGACCTGCTGGAAGTGCTGCTGCTGCAGAAGGAAGTGGGCCTGATGCGCGGCGTGCTGGACGACACGAGCTGCACCAACGACCTGATCGTGGTGCCCCTGTTCGAGACCATCGAGGACCTGCGCCAGGCCGCGCCCATCATGCGCGACTACTACGCGCTGCCCGGCATCGCCGCCCTGATCCGGCGCAGCGGCGGCGAGCAGGACATCATGCTCGGCTACTCCGACAGCAACAAGGACGGCGGCATCTTCACCAGCAACTGGGAGCTCTACCGCGCCGAGATCGCGCTGGTGGAACTGTTCGACCAGCTCGCCCCCGTGCAGCTGCGCCTCTTCCACGGCCGCGGCGGCACCGTGGGCCGCGGCGGCGGCCCCAGCTACCAAGCCATCCTGGCCCAGCCCCCGGGCACGGTGCGCGGCCAGATCCGCCTGACCGAACAGGGCGAAGTGATTGCCTCCAAATACGCCAACCCCGAGATCGGCCGGCGCAACCTGGAAACCCTGGTGGCCGCGACGCTGGAAGCCACGCTGCTGCAGCCCACCAAGCCGGCGGCCCCCGCCTACCTCAAGGCCGCCGAGGCCCTGTCGCAAGGCAGCATGGCGACCTACCGCGCCCTGGTCTACGAAACCCCGGGTTTTGCCGACTACTTCTTCGGTGCCACCCCCATCCGCGAGATCGCCGAACTCAACATCGGCTCGCGCCCGGCCTCACGCAAGGCCACGCAGAAGATCGAAGACCTGCGCGCCATCCCCTGGGGCTTCAGCTGGGGCCAGTGCCGCGTCACCTTGCCCGGCTGGTACGGCTTCGGCACCGCGGTGGAAAACTTCCTGAACGCCGGCGGAGCCAAGGAACACAAGGAGCGCCTGGCCCTGCTGCAGAAGATGGCCAAACAGTGGCCCTTCTTCAAGACCCTGCTCTCGAACATGGACATGGTGCTGGCCAAGAGCGACCTGGCCCTGGGCTCGCGCTACGCCGAGCTGGTGGGCGACGGCAAGCTGCGCAAGAAGGTGTTCACGCAGATCGAGGCCGAATGGCAGCGCACCGTGCACGCCCTCACCCAACTGACCGGCGAGAAACAGCGCCTGGCCGGCAACGCCGCCTTGCAGCGCTCCATCCGCCATCGTTTCCCCTACATCGACCCGCTGCACCACCTGCAGGTGGAGCTGATGCGCCGCTACCGTGCGGGACAGGCGGATGAGCGCGTGCGCCGCGGCATCCACATCTCGATCAACGGGATTGCGGCGGGCTTGCGCAACACCGGCTAA
- a CDS encoding DHH family phosphoesterase, with protein sequence MKTLLPQQLLVHPDRHDPAPLILYHARCADGFGAALAAWLYYEGRAEFRPCDHGDVKTVDDLPALDGRAVYILDFSFAPELMQAIEQRAAKLVLLDHHKSAAEKLTGFACRCGVVHFDMGKSGARLAWEFFQSDRALPALVRYIEDRDIWAWKFPESAGFLAALDMEAMDFERWAQIASWSEDELASFMQRGQAMDEKFSKLCEDIAAGAEPVVFNGQAGLMVNAPGMFHSLVGELLSKKSGTYALMWSASKGGLIKVGLRSQRSFDCIPLAESMGGGGHAQACGFRMGAERLPELLRGTLNA encoded by the coding sequence ATGAAAACCCTGCTGCCCCAGCAACTGCTGGTCCACCCCGATCGCCACGATCCTGCGCCGCTCATCCTCTACCACGCACGCTGCGCCGACGGCTTTGGCGCGGCATTGGCTGCCTGGCTTTACTACGAAGGTCGGGCCGAGTTCCGGCCCTGCGACCATGGCGACGTGAAGACCGTGGACGACCTGCCGGCGCTCGATGGCCGCGCCGTCTACATCCTGGACTTCTCCTTCGCACCCGAGCTCATGCAGGCCATCGAGCAGCGCGCCGCCAAGCTCGTTCTGCTGGACCACCACAAGAGTGCGGCCGAGAAGCTCACGGGGTTTGCCTGCCGCTGCGGTGTGGTGCATTTCGACATGGGCAAGTCCGGCGCGCGCCTGGCCTGGGAGTTCTTCCAGTCCGATCGTGCCTTGCCCGCCCTGGTGCGTTACATCGAGGACCGCGACATCTGGGCCTGGAAGTTTCCCGAGAGCGCGGGTTTCCTGGCCGCACTCGACATGGAGGCCATGGACTTCGAGCGCTGGGCGCAGATCGCCTCCTGGTCCGAAGACGAATTGGCGAGCTTCATGCAACGCGGCCAGGCCATGGACGAGAAGTTCAGCAAGCTGTGCGAAGACATCGCCGCGGGCGCCGAGCCTGTCGTCTTCAACGGCCAGGCCGGGCTCATGGTCAACGCCCCGGGCATGTTCCACAGCCTGGTGGGCGAACTGCTGAGCAAGAAGAGCGGCACCTACGCGCTGATGTGGAGCGCCAGCAAGGGCGGCCTCATCAAGGTGGGCCTGCGTTCGCAGCGCAGCTTCGACTGCATCCCTCTGGCCGAGAGCATGGGCGGTGGCGGCCATGCCCAGGCCTGCGGTTTCCGCATGGGGGCCGAGCGCCTGCCCGAGCTGCTGCGCGGCACGCTTAACGCCTGA
- a CDS encoding uroporphyrinogen-III C-methyltransferase codes for MTTPEPLESPNAGSAEPVAAAPAAPAAVDRPPVAAALPPVSRRLVLALGTVAVLALLLTALLWERLSTLQDQLARQTAEAGANAAEARTLVRETQQRERELAARQAVLEARLGEVALQRSQLEELMQSLSRSRDENLVVDIESAIRLAQQQSQLTGSVEPLLAALRTAEQRVQRVPQARLAPLQRALARDTARIKATPLADTPTLLARLDELVRLADELPLANAVGARAPAAALATQAVSETGLRDWWQRSLKAVQDELRGLVRVSRIDHPDAVLLSPEQSFFVRENLKLLLLNARLGLLARQPDAARADLLKAGAALEKYFDADARRMRAALALLQQTREQMKTLELPRVDETLAALATAAAGR; via the coding sequence ATGACCACGCCCGAGCCCCTGGAATCCCCCAACGCCGGCAGCGCAGAGCCTGTTGCTGCAGCGCCTGCCGCACCCGCAGCGGTCGACCGCCCGCCGGTCGCAGCAGCGCTGCCCCCGGTGTCGCGCCGCCTGGTGCTGGCCCTGGGGACGGTCGCCGTGCTGGCCCTGCTGCTCACCGCCCTGTTGTGGGAGCGCCTGTCCACCTTGCAGGATCAACTGGCGCGCCAGACGGCCGAAGCCGGCGCCAACGCGGCCGAGGCGCGCACGCTGGTGCGCGAGACCCAGCAGCGCGAGCGCGAGCTGGCCGCGCGCCAGGCCGTGCTGGAGGCACGCCTGGGCGAGGTGGCGCTGCAGCGCAGCCAGCTCGAGGAGCTGATGCAGAGCCTGTCGCGTTCGCGTGACGAGAACCTGGTGGTGGACATCGAGTCCGCCATCCGCCTGGCCCAGCAGCAGTCCCAGCTGACTGGCAGCGTGGAGCCCCTGCTGGCGGCGCTGCGCACGGCCGAGCAGCGGGTGCAGCGGGTGCCCCAGGCCCGGCTGGCGCCCCTGCAGCGCGCACTGGCGCGCGACACGGCGCGCATCAAGGCCACCCCGCTGGCCGACACCCCGACCTTGCTGGCGCGCCTGGATGAACTGGTGCGCCTGGCCGACGAATTGCCCCTGGCCAATGCCGTGGGGGCGCGCGCCCCCGCCGCCGCGCTGGCGACCCAGGCCGTGAGTGAGACCGGTCTGCGCGACTGGTGGCAGCGTAGCCTGAAGGCGGTGCAGGACGAACTGCGTGGCCTGGTGCGCGTCAGCCGCATCGACCACCCGGACGCCGTGCTGCTGAGCCCCGAGCAGTCCTTCTTCGTGCGCGAGAACCTCAAGCTGCTGCTGCTCAACGCCCGCCTGGGCCTGCTGGCACGCCAGCCCGATGCGGCCCGGGCCGACCTGCTCAAGGCCGGCGCGGCCCTGGAGAAGTATTTCGATGCCGATGCGCGTCGCATGCGCGCGGCCCTGGCGCTGCTGCAGCAGACCCGCGAGCAGATGAAGACGCTGGAGTTGCCGCGCGTGGACGAGACGCTGGCGGCCCTGGCCACGGCGGCGGCCGGCCGCTGA
- a CDS encoding heme biosynthesis HemY N-terminal domain-containing protein, whose amino-acid sequence MRNVLWFLALFALAAGVALFAGNNQGTVTLFWPPHRIDLSLNLVLLLLMAAFVLLYAALRGLAVLLALPDEARRWRMRHQERVLQQGLLDALSHLTAGRYIRARKAAEHVLAQTEALTNAEQGLPYGGRLAAMAHLLAAECSHALQDRSARDEHARQALVLTQSRRRDELEIREGVQLRVARWAFDDRDVQAALQRLDELPQGVARRTLALRLRLRVTRLAGQSRAALETARLLGKHRAFSETASRSIVRGLATEWLRNSHDPAQLHKAWTQLDETERRMPEVALQAGERMLALGGDFALVQQWLLPVWEQLVRPSSTLPQELRLRLVLLLERGFNQTPGQPDVAWLARIESAQMGNPREALLQYLAGIACMHLSLWGKAQQLLRQSLTQLADETLRRRAWAALARMAEQRDDSAGALEAWRQAARS is encoded by the coding sequence ATGCGCAACGTGCTCTGGTTTCTCGCCCTCTTCGCCCTGGCGGCGGGGGTGGCCCTGTTTGCCGGCAACAACCAGGGCACGGTCACGCTGTTCTGGCCGCCGCACCGCATCGACCTCTCCCTCAACCTGGTGCTGCTGCTGTTGATGGCAGCCTTCGTGCTGCTGTACGCCGCCCTGCGGGGCCTGGCCGTGCTGCTGGCGTTGCCGGACGAGGCGCGGCGCTGGCGCATGCGCCATCAGGAGCGGGTGCTGCAGCAGGGCCTGCTCGATGCCCTGTCGCACCTGACGGCCGGGCGCTACATCCGGGCCCGCAAGGCGGCTGAACACGTGCTGGCCCAGACCGAGGCGCTGACGAATGCCGAGCAGGGCCTGCCCTACGGGGGCCGGCTGGCCGCCATGGCGCACCTGCTCGCGGCGGAATGCAGCCATGCCCTGCAAGACCGCAGTGCGCGCGATGAACATGCCCGCCAGGCGCTGGTCCTGACCCAGTCCCGGCGGCGCGACGAACTGGAAATCCGCGAAGGGGTGCAGTTGCGCGTGGCCCGCTGGGCCTTTGATGACCGCGACGTGCAGGCCGCCCTGCAGCGGCTCGATGAACTGCCCCAGGGCGTGGCGCGCCGCACCCTGGCCCTGCGCCTGCGCCTGCGGGTCACACGCCTGGCCGGGCAGTCCCGGGCGGCGCTGGAGACCGCACGCCTGCTGGGCAAGCACCGTGCCTTTTCGGAAACGGCCAGCCGCAGCATCGTGCGCGGGCTGGCCACCGAATGGTTGCGCAACAGCCACGATCCGGCCCAGCTGCACAAGGCCTGGACCCAGCTCGACGAGACCGAGCGTCGTATGCCCGAAGTGGCCCTGCAGGCCGGGGAACGCATGCTGGCGCTGGGCGGCGATTTTGCGCTGGTGCAGCAGTGGCTGCTGCCGGTGTGGGAGCAACTGGTGCGCCCGTCCTCCACGCTGCCGCAGGAACTGCGCCTGCGCCTGGTGCTCCTGCTCGAACGGGGTTTCAACCAGACCCCGGGCCAGCCCGACGTCGCCTGGCTGGCGCGCATCGAGTCGGCCCAGATGGGCAACCCGCGTGAAGCCCTGCTGCAGTACCTGGCCGGCATCGCCTGCATGCACCTGAGCCTGTGGGGCAAGGCCCAGCAGCTCTTGCGCCAGTCGCTGACCCAGTTGGCCGACGAGACCTTGCGCCGGCGTGCCTGGGCTGCCCTGGCGCGCATGGCCGAGCAGCGCGACGACAGCGCGGGCGCACTGGAAGCCTGGCGCCAGGCCGCCCGGAGCTGA
- the hemC gene encoding hydroxymethylbilane synthase has translation MKLTIATRESRLALWQAEHVKALLEQQGHSVTLLGMTTKGDQILDRSLSKVGGKGLFVKELEVALEEGRADLAVHSLKDVPMELPEGFALACVMEREDPRDAFVSPKYANLSALPQGAVVGTSSLRRVALLRATRPDLKIEPLRGNLDTRLRKLDEGQYDAIVLAAAGLKRLGLENRIRSVFAPGEMLPAAGQGALGIEIRSDRQDVAVALAPLVHQGTWLRVAAERAVSRAMGGSCSMPLAAYATLDGATLLIQAAWGDPEGRVALVRADATVSVADLSAAEALGSQVAARLKEGVLRAGGSLDTEKH, from the coding sequence ATGAAACTGACCATCGCCACCCGTGAAAGCCGCCTCGCCCTCTGGCAGGCCGAACACGTGAAAGCCCTGCTGGAGCAACAGGGCCACAGCGTCACGCTGCTGGGCATGACGACCAAGGGCGACCAGATCCTGGACCGCTCGCTGAGCAAGGTCGGCGGCAAGGGGCTGTTCGTCAAGGAACTCGAGGTGGCGCTGGAAGAAGGCCGTGCCGATCTGGCCGTGCATTCGCTCAAGGACGTGCCCATGGAGCTGCCCGAAGGCTTCGCCCTGGCCTGCGTGATGGAGCGCGAGGACCCGCGTGACGCCTTTGTCTCCCCCAAATACGCCAACCTGTCTGCGCTGCCGCAGGGCGCCGTGGTGGGCACCTCCAGCCTGCGCCGTGTAGCCTTGCTGCGTGCGACCCGCCCGGACCTGAAGATCGAGCCGCTGCGCGGCAACCTCGACACCCGCCTGCGCAAGCTGGACGAAGGGCAGTACGACGCCATCGTGCTGGCGGCGGCCGGCCTCAAGCGCCTGGGTCTGGAAAACCGCATCCGTTCGGTCTTTGCGCCGGGCGAGATGCTGCCCGCGGCCGGTCAGGGCGCGCTGGGCATCGAGATCCGCAGCGATCGCCAGGACGTTGCCGTTGCGCTGGCTCCTCTGGTGCACCAGGGCACCTGGCTGCGCGTGGCCGCCGAGCGCGCGGTGAGCCGTGCCATGGGCGGCAGCTGTTCCATGCCGCTGGCGGCCTACGCCACGCTGGACGGTGCGACCCTGCTGATCCAGGCCGCCTGGGGCGACCCGGAGGGCCGTGTGGCCCTGGTGCGCGCCGATGCGACGGTTTCCGTGGCGGACCTTTCCGCCGCCGAGGCGCTGGGCAGCCAGGTGGCGGCCCGCCTCAAGGAAGGCGTGCTGCGTGCCGGCGGCTCGCTGGATACCGAGAAGCACTGA
- the ylqF gene encoding ribosome biogenesis GTPase YlqF produces the protein MAVQWFPGHMHLTKKTIEERIKHIDVVIEMVDARLPGSSANPMLASLTSKRPSLKVLNKQDLADPACTALWLAHYNGREGTRAIALDTTDGNAARRLIAPCRELAPTRGESMARPLRVMICGIPNVGKSTLINRLVGKSAAKAADEAGVTRNEQRIVLEDGFYLFDTPGMLWPRIIVAQSGYNLAASGAVGRNAFDDQEVALELLDYLKPHYLAELAARYALKDIESLQSEELLEAIGRNRGALQAGNKVNLQKAAELLIHDFRSGALGRISLETPQEYARWLAEGKQLDAERQLRKEELKSAGHIRTKPAAKKTAPPKAIPRPRKPAR, from the coding sequence ATGGCCGTCCAGTGGTTCCCAGGTCACATGCACCTGACCAAGAAGACCATCGAGGAGCGCATCAAGCACATTGATGTGGTCATCGAGATGGTGGACGCGCGCCTGCCCGGCTCCAGCGCCAACCCCATGCTGGCCTCGCTCACCAGCAAACGGCCCAGCCTCAAGGTCCTGAACAAGCAGGACCTGGCCGACCCGGCGTGCACCGCGCTCTGGCTGGCGCATTACAACGGCCGCGAGGGCACACGCGCCATCGCCCTGGACACCACCGATGGCAACGCCGCCCGGCGCCTGATCGCTCCCTGCCGCGAACTGGCGCCCACCCGCGGCGAGAGCATGGCGCGTCCGCTGCGCGTGATGATCTGCGGCATCCCCAACGTGGGCAAGTCCACGCTGATCAACCGCCTGGTGGGCAAGAGCGCGGCCAAGGCAGCCGATGAGGCCGGCGTCACGCGCAATGAGCAGCGCATCGTGCTGGAAGACGGCTTCTACCTCTTCGACACGCCCGGCATGCTGTGGCCGCGCATCATCGTCGCGCAAAGCGGCTACAACCTGGCCGCCAGTGGCGCCGTGGGGCGTAATGCCTTCGACGACCAGGAGGTGGCGCTGGAGCTGCTGGACTACCTCAAGCCGCATTACCTCGCAGAACTGGCCGCACGTTATGCCCTCAAGGACATCGAGTCGCTGCAGAGCGAGGAATTGCTCGAAGCCATCGGCCGCAACCGCGGTGCCTTGCAAGCCGGCAACAAGGTGAACCTGCAGAAGGCCGCCGAGCTGCTGATCCACGACTTCCGCTCCGGCGCGCTGGGCCGCATCTCGCTGGAGACGCCGCAGGAATATGCACGCTGGCTGGCCGAAGGCAAGCAGCTCGACGCCGAGCGCCAGCTGCGCAAGGAAGAACTCAAGAGTGCCGGCCACATCCGCACCAAGCCCGCGGCCAAGAAAACTGCGCCCCCCAAGGCCATCCCCCGTCCCAGGAAACCCGCCCGATGA